A region of Vitis vinifera cultivar Pinot Noir 40024 chromosome 13, ASM3070453v1 DNA encodes the following proteins:
- the LOC100265004 gene encoding BTB/POZ domain-containing protein At5g03250, translated as MACMKLGSKPEAFHLDGQTLLCSTGLPSDVIIEVGEMSFHLHKFPLLSRSGVIENLIGESSGEDERNCILQLHDIPGGAKTFLLVAKFCYGVKIELTALNVVSLRCAAEHLQMKENFGEGNLVSQTENFLNEVFGDWTDSLKALEACEEVLPHAEELHIVSRCINSLAVKASADPSLVGWPESGGEAAQSPVGTVLWNGILTSSNPHPVSDDWWYEDVSCLKLPMYKRLILAVESRAMRPERISGSLMYYTKKYLPLMGRQSSFQNGNRAALGSTVSALSDADQRNLLEEIVELLPDQKGVTSTKFLLRLLRTSMLLHASPSCRENLEKRIGAQLDQAVLEDLIIPNLGYSVETLYDIDCVQRILDHFMLVDRDVTDSTNCIVDEAQLMVGSHSLTRMTMVANLVDGYLAEVAPDVNLKLQKFQSLAAVIPDYARPLDDGIYRAIDIYLKAHPWLTDSERELICRLVNCQKLSLEASTHAAQNERLPLRLIVQVLFFEQLRLRTSIAGWFFVSDNLETSQDPSGNLALPRRSTTQDEIVAVDDMRERVSELEKECLSMKKEIEKLVTTKRSWNIFCRRLGFRLKPNSSGPKASNNAKASPSSTTPLLNTSQNQHSGKLV; from the exons ATGGCGTGCATGAAGCTTGGATCCAAACCTGAAGCCTTTCACCTCGATGGCCAAACCTT GCTCTGCTCAACTGGTCTTCCAAGCGATGTTATCATTGAAGTTGGAGAAATGTCTTTTCATCTGCACAAG TTTCCTCTGCTGTCCAGAAGTGGGGTAATAGAAAATCTTATTGGAGAATCTTCTGGTGAGGATGAAAGAAATTGTATCTTGCAACTGCATGACATACCAGGAGGAGCCAAAACCTTTTTGCTTGTGGCCAAGTTCTGTTATGGTGTTAAAATAGAACTCACTGCGTTGAATGTAGTCAGTCTCAGGTGTGCAGCCGAGCATcttcaaatgaaagaaaactttGGAGAGGGGAATCTGGTTAGTCAAACAGAAAATTTCTTAAATGAAGTCTTTGGAGACTGGACAGACTCACTTAAAGCTCTTGAAGCATGTGAAGAGGTTCTACCACATGCCGAAGAGCTTCATATTGTTTCAAGATGCATTAATTCTTTAGCAGTGAAAGCTAGTGCAGATCCGAGCCTAGTCGGTTGGCCTGAGTCGGGAGGTGAAGCAGCACAGAGCCCAGTGGGCACTGTTTTATGGAATGGAATTCTCACGTCGTCCAATCCCCATCCTGTAAGTGATGATTGGTGGTATGAGGATGTGTCCTGCCTTAAACTACCAATGTATAAGAGGCTGATCCTGGCTGTTGAATCAAGAGCCATGAGGCCGGAGAGGATTTCTGGGTCCCTCATGTACTATACAAAAAAGTATCTCCCACTGATGGGTAGACAATCGAGCTTTCAGAATGGAAACCGTGCTGCCCTTGGATCAACTGTTTCTGCTCTGTCTGATGCAGATCAAAGGAACCTCCTTGAAGAGATAGTAGAGTTACTACCTGATCAAAAGGGAGTCACATCAACCAAGTTCCTGCTTAGGCTTCTCCGGACATCCATGCTCTTACATGCAAGCCCATCATGTCGAGAGAATTTGGAGAAACGGATTGGGGCCCAGTTGGATCAAGCAGTCCTTGAAGATCTCATTATACCAAATTTGGGATATTCAGTGGAGACCCTTTATGACATTGACTGTGTTCAGCGAATCCTCGACCACTTCATGTTGGTTGACCGTGATGTAACTGATTCTACAAATTGTATAGTAGATGAAGCGCAGTTGATGGTAGGGTCCCATTCACTGACTCGAATGACAATGGTGGCAAATCTGGTGGATGGGTATCTTGCCGAGGTGGCACCTGATGTCAATTTGAAATTGCAAAAATTTCAGTCACTTGCTGCTGTTATCCCTGATTATGCCAGGCCATTAGATGATGGAATTTACCGGGCTATTGATATATACCTCAAG GCACATCCATGGCTAACAGATTCAGAGAGAGAACTAATCTGCAGACTTGTGAACTGCCAGAAGCTCTCATTAGAAGCGAGCACCCATGCAGCCCAGAATGAGAGGCTGCCACTTCGACTCATCGTCCAAGTTCTATTCTTTGAACAGCTTCGTCTGCGCACATCCATTGCTGGATGGTTCTTCGTCTCGGACAACTTGGAGACCTCTCAGGACCCTAGTGGGAATCTTGCCCTCCCCAGGAGAAGCACAACACAGGATGAAATTGTTGCGGTTGACGATATGAGGGAGCGGGTTTCCGAGCTCGAGAAAGAGTGTCTGAGCATGAAAAAAGAGATTGAAAAGCTGGTGACGACGAAAAGGAGCTGGAACATCTTCTGCAGAAGGCTTGGGTTTAGACTAAAGCCAAATTCCTCCGGTCCAAAGGCCTCCAATAATGCCAAAGCTTCACCATCATCAACTACACCTCTCCTTAATACTAGTCAAAATCAACACAGTGGTAAGCTAGTGtga
- the LOC100242717 gene encoding uncharacterized protein LOC100242717 translates to MTSMEKKASNLAATTAAKIQKSNPGFKRWGRQNPFVKYGVPMISLTVLGSVGLSHLLQGSKDIGKVKDDREWEITEAKKALSRTGPVGAYKPKKISMEEELKAMQQKINIDDYEYQPVPRPKES, encoded by the exons ATGACGTCAATGGAGAAAAAAGCTAGCAATCTTGCGGCTACAACCGCCGCTAAGATTCAGAAATCGAATCCGGGATTCAAAAGGTGGGGCAGGCAAAATCCATTTGTGAAATACGGGGTTCCGATGATCTCCCTTACGGTGCTCGGATCGGTCGGCCTCAGTCATCTCTTGCAAGGCAG CAAGGATATTGGGAAGGTGAAAGATGATCGTGAATGGGAGATCACTGAAGCAAAGAAAGCACTGTCCAGGACAGGACCGGTTGGTGCGTATAAGCCAAAAAAGATTTCAATGGAGGAGGAACTGAAG GCTATGCAACAGAAGATTAACATAGATGACTACGAGTATCAGCCAGTTCCTAGACCAAAGGAAAGCTAG
- the LOC100253096 gene encoding E3 ubiquitin-protein ligase WAV3, protein MGSAWRRAKLALGFNMCVYVPATAEEEDSADRLSDAALLSPAMPMTPTPSSGGLRLSKSASRSSKKTCAICLTSMKRGHGQAIFTAECSHSFHFHCITSNVKHGSQICPVCRAKWKEIPFEGPNLDPPPRRARINPVDWHQNNDLMTIIRRLPPPRLDSNRNIMALHQASEPGVFNDDESLDHQPVPAERNSSNGNAAENNPVRTVEIKTYPEVSAAPRSKSYDNFTVLVHLKAAVANTGQNIQRNMSNSPLNSHNPRAPVDLVTVLDISGSMAGTKLALLKRAMGFVIQNLGSSDRLSVIAFSSTARRLFPLRRMTDAGRQQALQAVNSLVANGGTNIAEGLRKGAKVMEDRKERNPVSSIILLSDGQDTYTVNGSSGNQPQPNYQLLLPLSMHGSQNTGFQIPVHSFGFGTDHDASSMHTISEISGGTFSFIETESVIQDAFAQCIGGLLSVVVQELQVGVECVDPSLRLGSLKAGSYPSHVMGDARTGSIDVGDLYADEERDFLVSVKVPAELSGAKTSLIKVRCVYKDPLTKEMATLESEEVRIERPETAGQEVVSIEVDRQRNRLQAAEAMVQARAAAEQGDLAGAVSILESCRKALSDTVSAKSHDRLCVALDAELKEMQERMASRHVYEASGRAYILSGLSSHSWQRATARGDSTDGSSLVQAYQTPSMAEMLTRSQATLLGSPSAQRLIRPVWSCTSQPKPR, encoded by the exons ATGGGGAGTGCGTGGAGGAGGGCGAAGCTGGCACTTGGGTTCAATATGTGCGTCTATGTTCCCGCGACTGCGGAGGAAGAAGACTCCGCTGATAGGTTGTCCGATGCGGCTTTGCTCTCGCCGGCGATGCCCATGACGCCTACGCCATCGTCGGGCGGTTTGAGGCTATCCAAGAGCGCGAGCAGATCTTCCAAG AAAACCTGTGCGATATGTTTAACCTCAATGAAACGAGGGCATGGGCAAGCTATCTTCACTGCAGAATGCTCACATTCTTTCCATTTCCACTGCATTACTTCAAATGTGAAGCATGGCAGCCAAATTTGCCCAGTTTGCAGagcaaaatggaaagaaatccCCTTTGAGGGTCCCAATTTGGATCCTCCCCCTAGAAGGGCAAGAATAAACCCTGTGGATTGGCACCAAAATAATGATTTGATGACCATAATTCGCCGTCTACCTCCCCCTCGTCTAGATTCTAATCGAAATATCATGGCACTGCATCAGGCCTCTGAGCCTGGTGTTTTCAATGATGATGAATCCTTAGATCACCAACCTGTGCCTGCAGAAAGAAACTCTTCAAATGGCAATGCGGCAGAAAACAACCCTGTTAGGACAGTCGAAATCAAAACATACCCAGAAGTTTCAGCTGCTCCACGGTCCAAATCTTATGATAACTTCACTGTTCTGGTTCATCTTAAAGCTGCTGTTGCAAATACAGGACAAAATATCCAGAGAAACATGTCTAACTCGCCATTAAACTCTCATAATCCTCGAGCTCCAGTTGACCTAGTTACAGTGCTTGACATCAGTGGCAGCATGGCAGGTACAAAGCTCGCATTGCTAAAGCGAGCCATGGGCTTTGTGATACAGAACCTTGGCTCCAGTGACAGGCTGTCAGTTATTGCCTTCTCTTCCACTGCCCGCCGCCTCTTTCCTCTTCGCCGGATGACTGATGCAGGGCGTCAGCAGGCATTGCAAGCTGTTAACTCTTTGGTGGCAAATGGTGGAACCAACATAGCTGAAGGCCTGAGGAAGGGTGCCAAGGTAATGGAAGACAGAAAGGAAAGAAATCCAGTCTCAAGTATTATACTGTTGTCTGATGGGCAGGACACTTACACTGTCAATGGCTCTAGTGGCAACCAACCCCAACCAAATTATCAGTTGCTACTTCCTCTGTCTATGCATGGCAGTCAGAACACAGGGTTTCAAATTCCAGTGCATTCTTTTGGATTTGGGACAGATCATGATGCCTCATCAATGCACACGATTTCAGAAATTTCTGGTGGaaccttttctttcattgagaCTGAATCTGTGATCCAGGATGCATTTGCCCAATGCATTGGGGGCCTTCTGAGTGTTGTGGTTCAGGAGCTGCAAGTGGGAGTTGAGTGTGTGGACCCAAGTCTCCGCCTTGGCTCTTTAAAAGCAGGAAGTTACCCAAGCCACGTGATGGGCGATGCACGCACAGGGTCTATTGATGTTGGAGATTTGTATGCTGATGAAGAGAGGGATTTTCTGGTTTCAGTTAAAGTTCCAGCTGAGTTGTCCGGTGCCAAGACCTCATTGATAAAGGTGAGGTGTGTCTACAAAGATCCCCTAACGAAGGAAATGGCTACTTTGGAGAGTGAAGAAGTTAGGATTGAAAGACCTGAAACAGCTGGTCAGGAGGTGGTCTCAATAGAAGTGGACAGGCAACGCAACAGGCTCCAAGCAGCTGAGGCAATGGTACAGGCACGAGCTGCAGCTGAGCAGGGAGACCTAGCTGGTGCAGTTTCTATCCTTGAAAGCTGCCGTAAGGCATTATCAGATACAGTGTCAGCTAAATCTCATGATCGGCTCTGTGTGGCATTGGATGCTGAGCTCAAGGAGATGCAAGAGCGGATGGCAAGCAGGCATGTATATGAGGCATCAGGGAGGGCCTATATTCTGTCAGGATTGAGCTCACACTCATGGCAAAGAGCAACAGCAAGAGGTGACTCCACTGATGGTTCAAGTCTGGTTCAAGCTTACCAAACCCCATCAATGGCCGAGATGCTTACACGTTCTCAGGCTACCTTACTGGGCAGTCCATCAGCCCAGAGGCTTATTCGACCAGTATGGTCATGCACCTCACAGCCCAAGCCAAggtaa